A region of the Oceanihabitans sp. IOP_32 genome:
TGTAAAAGGAATTTCAACACCAATCCAAATTTCACTTGCTTCCGATAAGGTTGTAGATATCACTCATTCCAAGAAAAGAAACAAGATTAATGTCAGGCTACACGAGAAAATTAGTGAAGCTGAAATAGGAGAAATTAGAACAAAGCTAATTGAAATATTAAATGATGAAATTGGTAGGGTTCCCGAAATAAGTCTCAATACTGTTTTTACCCAAACTAATTTTAGTAGTCAGCCTAGAACAAAAAAAGTACCGGTAAAACAAAATCTTGGTAAAACCCAATTTCTAACACTCGATGAATTAGAAAATATTGATTCAGTACTGGAATCTAGTCAAGACGTTTTTAGAGAAGAAAACCTAGGTGCTATCTCAAAAATTGACGTTAGTGAAAGCTTTATAAATAAGCAATTTGATATTGCAGTAAAGTATCTAAAGGAACATATTGGATTAGATCCTTACAAGGTAGAAGGTTTCTTTAAGCAAATCCATTTAAAGGATGTATTTCTAAAAAAGGAAGTGTTTGAAGCTTTTCAGGAAAACACCTTCTATTCAAATTCATTTCATCTCGTTTCTTATACAATTACTCCGGATGAATTTGACAAATTTGAACAGATTAGAAAACAAAGAAAGATCTATTACAAATCTGAAGACAGACCTAATCTTGAAGGTGTAATATTACCAAATCCAGATAACAATATTTTCATCCAAACCTTTTCTGCATCCATTTCATTAAGTGACTTGCAATTTGAAATCTTCTTTTTTCTAAATACCCTCAAACGATATTTTGGAAAAGAACATATACAGATTGTTCATGAACACATTTTTAGAATTGATAAACAAAGGTTCTTCGAACATATTAAAGAAGTTATTCCTTTTGAAGAATTTCAAATAAGTTCAGATGCAGAGACTATTTCATTCGATTTTAAAACGAAGGAGGAACTAGATGAAAAACTACAAAAGTTAGACACATATGATTCTTTGAACTATTTAGGCTTTAGAGACGATCACAAATACAAAGTAACTTTTGGCAACATCACTCCATTAGTCCAAGTCAAGGAAAAATTGGATGAGTTAGTTTTTGTCAAATCGGCATTAAATGAATCTAGAAACGAATTACGGGTTTTTGGTTTAATGAGGACACTTGATGACTTAGAAATTTTTAAAGCTAGAATCATTAACTCCGCAGGAAATTATAGCGAAAAAAATATCACTTTAAACTGGGAAAGTTTAGATGAAGGTTACTTAAAATACTACTTCCAATTTGATGAGGAAAGTTACAAGGAGGAGGTACATAAAAAGTTAGACAATCTTAGAGGTGAACCATTAACTCTTGTTGATTCAAAGGAGACTTTGGGTATTTTAAAATCCATTTCATATCCCAACTTGACTATTCTAGCAGAAGAGAAAAGCCTTCTTGAAGAAGGGTCTTATCTAACAGTTAAAAGTGCCTTAAAGGGAGAAAAAGATAAAGTGAAGCGATTAAGAGATGCTGTTGAGAAAATATATTCTGATTCAGGAAACTCAATTTGCAACAAGAATCTTAAACAAGCCTTGATTGATTCATCCTCATTGGAATCTTTTATTGATGGAGACATTACTCGTACTAAAGAATACCAGGAATTATATCAAAAGGTAAATGGTGACTTATTAAGTCCTTATGTCAATGAAAGACAAAAGGAAGCGATCGTAAAATGTTTATTAAGCGATGATTTATTTATTGTTCAAGGACCACCAGGAACCGGTAAATCAACTGCTATTGCAGAACTTATTTGGCAACATTTAGCACATGATGAAAGCGATAAACGATACAGGATATTAGTTACTTCTGAAACCAACTTAGCCGTTGATAATGCATTGGATAAGCTCAGAAGTAAGTCACACCTGTTAATGAAACCTATACGATTTGGTAGCGAGGAAAAACTTGACGATGAAGGAAGAAGATTTTCTTTGGAAGCGATTAACTACTGGAAAAATGATGAATGGGAAGCTGATAGTTCTTTAATTTTAGATGACTGGGTTGATATCGTTAATAACCGGTGCACAAACCAAAGTAACGATACGTTTATTACACTTTGGAAGGAGCATTTAGAAGAGAAAGGAAAAGATCTTAGAGATAATTTCTATTCTTCTTATGTGAAGAACTGTAACGTAATTGGAGCTACTTGTAGTTCAATTGGGAAAATAAATTCTGAAGGTAAGTTTACTCGGTTTTTTCAAGATTACTCCAATGTTTTTTATCCTGATGAGTTTGAGAGATTTAAGTCCTCTCCAAGTAGGTCGTCTGCCACTAATCTTAAAAACAAAGAGATTGAATTTGAATTAGCTATTCAGGATGAGGCTTCTAAGGCTTCTCCGCCCGAATTGGCACTCCCTTTCACCTTTGGGAAAAAAGCTGTGATTATTGGAGATCATAGGCAATTACCTCCAATGGTTGATACCAACGAGTTTATCGAAAGTTTGGTTTATCTAAAGAATAAAAGCAAGGACGATAAACAAGTAAAGAAAATCACCGAGCTTATTCGCTTTATAAAGCAGCATAGAGAAAGTTTTGAGCATTCACACTTTGAAAAACTCTTTACAAATATTGATGCTAATCTCAAATCAACATTCGATACTCAGTATAGGATGCATCCAGCCATTAATGAAACTATCAAACAATTCTATAAAGGTGATTTCGAGAATGGAAAAGATTTAGAATGTGGACTTCCATCGGATTCTGTGGATGATCCGAATCTCAACAACCCAATGTCTAGATACCACGGTATCACTAAGAAAAAGGATACGCACGTAATGTGGTTTGATGTACAAACTCCGGAAATTAAGAAAGGGACAAGTAGAATCAATCCTGGAGAAGTTAAAGCAATTGAATGGATAATTAATACCATAACTTCAAATGATAATTATTCAACATTCATCAATCATTGGAAAGAGAATGAGAAGGATCAAAAGGAATTAGGTGTTATTACTTTTTATGGTGCTCAAGCCGGGCTAATAAAGAAAAATGTTCCTGAAGGTATTGATGTTAGAGTGTCTCCTGTTGATAGATTTCAAGGAATGGAGAGAAATATCGTCATAGTATCTCTTGTAAGAAGTAATAATATCGCTGAATCAGAAAATGTAATAGCAGATTTTGAGATGTATCCTGAAAATGGGTATGCACAAAATGAAAGTCTTGGTTTTGCTGAATCTCCTAATAGATTAAACGTTGCCCTTTCCAGAGCTAAACGTCTTTTAATCGTGGTTGGAAATTCTAAACATTTCAGTAAAAAGGAAATCTATAAGAATGTTTTTGAAACAATAAAGAATCATCCTCAAGGAGAAGTTTGGGGCTTTAATGGTCAAAAACCTATTAAAATTTAGTATGCAAAGTATTTCTATCATTGAGCCAATAAAAATTAGACTTAGGAGATATAAGAGTCTTTTTAGGCGTGCTTTGCCTTTGGAAAAACATGAGAAGGCAATTTTAGGATTGATTTACCAAAATAATGGTGATTATGGATTCAGTGAGCTCGGTACTGTTTTAGGATTTGCTGTTGAAGATAATCCAGAACTTCAAGTGCGAAAAGATGTTGCAGAAATACAACTATTTGAATCATACCTTGAAAACCTAAAGTCCAATGATTTGATCGACTACAACAACCAAAGTGTTCGATTAACTTTTTGGGGTGAGAAAGCAATAAATGACGATTGTAAATATTCGTTTTACTCAGGAAACCTTCAAATTCCGGAGTTTTTTGATATTGCGCTCTCTAATGAAGCATCTGATTTTACATTTAAAGAAATTGGTGTTGAAGTTAAATTAACAAATGAGCAGAATCTAAATAAGGCTTGGGACTTAGCCGAATTTGAAGCTCCAGACCCTAATCTCATCCACCAGTTCCATATGAATAGGTTTAATAAAAATGATGAGATAATATTCGATAATATTGAGCCACTATCAAACTTAGGGTTGATAGAGACATATTTAGAATTTTCAGAAAGAAACAGTTCTATTGAGGTTTTATATGAGTCTAAGCTTCATGAACAATTATCAAAGGAAATAAATAAAACTCCGAACACGTTAAAAGCGGATAATCTCAAATTAAAAATTAATTGTAAGAAATTGGTTGAAGCCAAAGAAGCTTTTTTAATTGAAGATTTAGCTGATTTTATCGCAATTGTTGATTGGAGTATTGTTATTGAAAAACCAAATATTATATGGAACAATAGCTCTATTGGTTTTTTAGATAAATTTCAGGTCAATTGGAACCTAATAAGTTCAAAGGCTCCTGTCTCCATAATTCAAGATGCCATAGATGACTATATTGATAAATTTGATTGGCTTGAAGTAACCAATCGTCTGAATCTTGAATTTATACTTGCAAATATTGACAAGTATCCTTGGGATGTAGATGTTTTAACCGATATAGTAACATTAGATGATTTTAAAGACCATGTTTCTAGAATTATAAAGCTTCCAGGTATTGACCTTTACAAATTCTATGAACAATGCGACAAGGATTTCATAAGACAGAATTTTAATCAATTACCAAACATTACAAGTTACATATCAAATAATGATTCAAGTGAACTTCTTGAATACGTTTTAGGATATTCGGATGCTCCATGGAACCATACATTGGTTTCTCAAAAATTAAGCTTGCCTGAAATTGAATCTAATTTTTCAGCACTTAAACAGAATTTGAATTTTGAAATTCTAATTGAACGCTTCATTTCTGATAGCTATGATTGCAAAAATGAACTTTTTGAAGAAACAATTTCTTTTTTATCGTTTTCTGATGATATTAAGATCCTTAATAGATTTTCAAAATGCGATCTTAGCCTAACGAAACTGCAAATATTAGACAACCACGAGCTAATTTATTGGGGGAATGATGTTGCTCCTGGATTCGAGTTAAATCCTTTTCAAAACTGGTCAATAGATACCGTAAGAACATTTGAGAATAAATGGGGATATAGTGAGGCGATTGAATATTTGAGCGGCAATATATCCGATTCGGAAATAATAGAGAAGTTAAATTTTGAATGGGACTTTGCTGCTATTTCTAAAAATAGTCGATTAGTAAACCAAGAGAACTTCTTCGAGGAGAATAAAAATAGATTAGATGTTAACTCAGCGATCCATGTATTTGATAAGAATACACTCAAATCAAATTTAAGAAGTCTATTTCTGCTAGATCAGGAAAACAAACTAGAAGACCTGCCACTTGTAATTTCAAAGCTATTTAATCTTGATGATATAATTGAAATAAATGTCGAGCTTGAAGATTTATTCCTTGGTATTTCAAGTGAAATTGATTGGAAACAAATTTGGTCAAAAACACCGAAATCGTTTGTCAAAGAACATATAGAAGAAACATTTAATCTTGTAGAAAGCATTCCTTCTTTTAGTTCTCTATTGACTGAAATAACTAATTGCTTTGAAGTAGAGGATGTGTTTGAATTACCTGATTTTGCATGGGATTGGAACAATGTTACTGAAAGAGCCATTGAAGAAGCAATTATTGATAATGAACTTCTAGATGAATTTGCTGATTTGTGGGAATGGAAAATTATTCTTGAAAGACATATTGATTTAGATGACATTATTAATCCTAAGAGATTAACACAAATAGCATTTTGGATTAATGATGCAACTGAAAAAGTTCGAAAAGAGGCTTGGAGATTCATTACTGAGATATATCCATCACATAAAATTTTTGAATTAATTAATTCTACTAATGACATTGAAATTTTTCAGTGGGATTGGGATTATTTAAGTTCTTCAAATAAAATATCCTTAGACCTTAATACTCTTCATAGATATAAAGAAAGAATTAACTGGTCATTATTATCTAGTAACTCTTTTTTGAATGGGTTTTTCAGGAACGACCGTGA
Encoded here:
- a CDS encoding DEAD/DEAH box helicase translates to MRDFEVWKSYIDALDILTNQYSEPFDIKVLEAKNDSSVVCRYIDANQKDKIFEGLLKVFPSLKKENLNYHDNHLLYPSSEAINNSEIEDLKSFADSNHFEFSSKPAFSGTFKYNKTPLIDFLKEHVVKEEAQPQEKTLAHHIRRVYPSSTYKEKNNGKIVVLDETYLQSKTLEVWGENYSVEYLLSVKGISTPIQISLASDKVVDITHSKKRNKINVRLHEKISEAEIGEIRTKLIEILNDEIGRVPEISLNTVFTQTNFSSQPRTKKVPVKQNLGKTQFLTLDELENIDSVLESSQDVFREENLGAISKIDVSESFINKQFDIAVKYLKEHIGLDPYKVEGFFKQIHLKDVFLKKEVFEAFQENTFYSNSFHLVSYTITPDEFDKFEQIRKQRKIYYKSEDRPNLEGVILPNPDNNIFIQTFSASISLSDLQFEIFFFLNTLKRYFGKEHIQIVHEHIFRIDKQRFFEHIKEVIPFEEFQISSDAETISFDFKTKEELDEKLQKLDTYDSLNYLGFRDDHKYKVTFGNITPLVQVKEKLDELVFVKSALNESRNELRVFGLMRTLDDLEIFKARIINSAGNYSEKNITLNWESLDEGYLKYYFQFDEESYKEEVHKKLDNLRGEPLTLVDSKETLGILKSISYPNLTILAEEKSLLEEGSYLTVKSALKGEKDKVKRLRDAVEKIYSDSGNSICNKNLKQALIDSSSLESFIDGDITRTKEYQELYQKVNGDLLSPYVNERQKEAIVKCLLSDDLFIVQGPPGTGKSTAIAELIWQHLAHDESDKRYRILVTSETNLAVDNALDKLRSKSHLLMKPIRFGSEEKLDDEGRRFSLEAINYWKNDEWEADSSLILDDWVDIVNNRCTNQSNDTFITLWKEHLEEKGKDLRDNFYSSYVKNCNVIGATCSSIGKINSEGKFTRFFQDYSNVFYPDEFERFKSSPSRSSATNLKNKEIEFELAIQDEASKASPPELALPFTFGKKAVIIGDHRQLPPMVDTNEFIESLVYLKNKSKDDKQVKKITELIRFIKQHRESFEHSHFEKLFTNIDANLKSTFDTQYRMHPAINETIKQFYKGDFENGKDLECGLPSDSVDDPNLNNPMSRYHGITKKKDTHVMWFDVQTPEIKKGTSRINPGEVKAIEWIINTITSNDNYSTFINHWKENEKDQKELGVITFYGAQAGLIKKNVPEGIDVRVSPVDRFQGMERNIVIVSLVRSNNIAESENVIADFEMYPENGYAQNESLGFAESPNRLNVALSRAKRLLIVVGNSKHFSKKEIYKNVFETIKNHPQGEVWGFNGQKPIKI